In one window of Haloimpatiens sp. FM7315 DNA:
- a CDS encoding integrase core domain-containing protein, protein MCKVLKVSRSTYYKYLNKKPSNRELENIKIEKEIINIHKTSKKRYGAVKINESLKTLGITISLKKTQRMMKKLVIKSIIIKKYRPTSSKKKIEEQENVLKRDLNAIKLQKPTKPLILHSDLGCQYTSSAFKKCIDNIKIITHSFSGKDYPYDNAWIESFHASLKKEEVHLVNYFDYDAAKLAIFEYIEDWYNRKSIHSSIGYLTPQKCEDLARTIA, encoded by the coding sequence ATGTGTAAGGTGTTAAAGGTATCTAGAAGCACTTACTATAAATATTTAAATAAAAAACCCAGTAATAGAGAACTAGAAAATATAAAAATAGAGAAAGAAATTATAAATATCCATAAAACTAGTAAAAAGCGATATGGAGCAGTTAAAATAAATGAATCACTAAAGACATTGGGGATAACTATTAGTTTAAAGAAAACCCAACGTATGATGAAAAAGTTGGTGATAAAATCTATAATAATAAAAAAGTATAGACCTACATCATCAAAAAAGAAAATAGAAGAACAAGAAAACGTTTTAAAGAGAGATTTAAATGCTATTAAGCTTCAAAAGCCAACAAAACCATTGATTCTTCATAGTGATTTAGGATGCCAATATACAAGCTCCGCTTTTAAAAAATGTATAGATAACATTAAAATAATAACCCACTCCTTCAGTGGTAAGGACTATCCTTATGACAATGCCTGGATTGAGTCTTTCCATGCCTCATTAAAAAAGGAAGAAGTTCATCTTGTTAATTATTTTGATTATGATGCCGCAAAGCTTGCTATATTTGAATATATAGAAGATTGGTATAACAGAAAAAGTATACATAGTAGTATTGGGTATTTAACTCCACAAAAATGTGAAGATTTAGCTAGAACAATTGCATAA
- a CDS encoding triple tyrosine motif-containing protein: MNEINVKSSLESPQEKNIDINICAENLDNEKLLYKFLVGKDGTWKTLRDFNYEDTVVWSPKEDGRYIIMIQGKSEKSTKGFDYIGKTEYIIGKEEEKLIKNVYIDKDEVKLGEKITVTVEGNKVPLVYRYWVREENKWELIKDYSADNVLSWTVLKPGIQEILVECRDVNSNNNCDDFDTISFSVKEIGKLEIVDFKCLTKNILKGKEILFQVNSEYEDNRMILYKFIRIDSFGKAKCIQDYSTKRTVSYIEDEKGEFRLLCLAKDMYSPSEFDDRAVIFYKVKEYEKIKIQAFTTDVSSPQICGAIVGLKAIAKGGENLLYRFKIEGPYSEDSTYIKENKYIWKPEKKGVYKVHLFVKDKSFSGEFETKDYLEFTVDEISREDVKIENIIYERKDVYLQHEAINIEVDASGGMELKYSFVVRKDNKETERIEYGSCNWANFTPDECGVYELEIRVRDKYSKRDYDTHSVVNLEVKNYIPSNIDYVLLEPREIYMVGDDIKLEVICQNTMDTLVKYKLKINGHELEETDFTNCKKYNILPRCKGLYELNIFSKSKKSIEEYDCKKTIKISVEDSLPVTKTKIRSDKIKYICNECVDFSVTSEGGKDVIYEFYLMEKNEWKLVQKYSKKINYSFIPFSKGLYRLIVLAKSIYKKQAYEDYDEFEFYVDEVDKEDIEEKTIDN; the protein is encoded by the coding sequence ATGAACGAAATAAATGTAAAAAGCAGTTTAGAAAGTCCTCAAGAAAAAAATATTGATATTAACATATGTGCAGAGAATCTAGACAATGAGAAACTACTATATAAATTTTTAGTGGGGAAAGATGGCACATGGAAAACTTTAAGGGATTTCAATTATGAGGATACTGTTGTATGGTCACCTAAAGAAGATGGAAGATATATAATAATGATCCAAGGAAAAAGTGAAAAAAGCACCAAAGGCTTTGATTATATAGGAAAAACCGAGTATATTATTGGCAAGGAAGAGGAAAAATTAATTAAAAATGTATATATAGACAAAGATGAAGTTAAGTTAGGGGAAAAAATAACTGTAACTGTAGAGGGAAATAAAGTGCCACTTGTTTATAGGTACTGGGTAAGAGAGGAAAATAAGTGGGAACTAATTAAGGATTATTCAGCAGATAATGTTTTAAGCTGGACAGTTTTAAAACCCGGCATTCAAGAAATACTAGTAGAATGTAGAGATGTGAATTCAAATAATAATTGTGATGATTTTGATACTATATCTTTTTCTGTAAAGGAAATAGGAAAGCTAGAAATAGTAGATTTTAAATGTTTAACGAAAAATATATTAAAGGGAAAAGAAATTTTGTTTCAAGTGAATTCTGAATACGAAGACAACAGGATGATATTATACAAATTTATAAGAATTGATTCCTTTGGTAAGGCAAAATGTATTCAAGACTATTCAACCAAAAGGACTGTTTCATATATTGAGGATGAAAAGGGAGAATTTAGATTACTATGTCTTGCAAAGGACATGTATTCTCCTTCAGAGTTTGATGATAGAGCGGTAATTTTTTATAAGGTAAAGGAATATGAGAAAATAAAAATTCAGGCTTTTACAACAGATGTAAGCTCTCCACAAATTTGTGGTGCTATAGTTGGTTTAAAGGCTATAGCAAAAGGAGGAGAAAACTTACTTTATAGATTTAAAATAGAAGGACCATATAGTGAAGATTCAACTTATATAAAAGAGAATAAGTATATTTGGAAACCAGAAAAAAAGGGAGTATATAAAGTACACTTATTTGTAAAAGATAAAAGCTTTAGTGGTGAGTTTGAGACAAAAGATTATTTAGAGTTCACAGTAGATGAGATAAGCAGAGAAGATGTAAAAATTGAAAATATAATATATGAGAGAAAAGATGTTTACTTACAACATGAAGCTATAAATATTGAAGTAGATGCGTCAGGAGGTATGGAGCTTAAATACAGTTTTGTTGTTAGAAAAGATAATAAAGAAACTGAAAGAATAGAATATGGAAGTTGTAATTGGGCCAATTTTACTCCTGATGAATGTGGAGTTTATGAGCTGGAAATAAGAGTTAGGGATAAATATTCTAAAAGAGATTACGATACTCATAGTGTAGTTAATTTAGAGGTTAAAAATTATATACCTTCAAACATAGATTATGTTCTTCTAGAGCCTAGGGAGATATATATGGTTGGAGATGATATTAAATTAGAGGTTATCTGTCAAAACACAATGGATACTCTTGTAAAATACAAATTAAAAATTAATGGTCATGAATTAGAAGAAACAGATTTTACAAATTGCAAAAAATATAATATTTTGCCTAGGTGTAAAGGTCTCTATGAACTTAATATATTTTCAAAAAGTAAGAAGAGTATTGAAGAATATGATTGCAAAAAAACTATAAAAATTTCTGTTGAAGACTCGCTACCTGTAACAAAAACTAAAATTAGAAGTGATAAAATTAAATATATATGTAATGAATGCGTGGATTTTTCTGTAACTTCAGAAGGCGGAAAAGATGTAATTTATGAATTTTATTTAATGGAAAAGAATGAATGGAAATTGGTTCAAAAGTACAGTAAAAAAATTAATTATTCTTTTATTCCTTTTTCAAAGGGATTGTATAGATTAATTGTTTTGGCAAAAAGCATTTATAAAAAGCAAGCTTATGAAGATTATGATGAGTTTGAATTTTACGTTGATGAAGTAGACAAAGAGGATATTGAAGAAAAGACCATTGATAATTAG
- a CDS encoding ABC transporter ATP-binding protein encodes MNALELKEIYKIYGEGQGYIVLKNINLVVNDGEFICVMGPSGSGKTTLINVASTNDKASSGKLILNGLDIKGLSKDELAVLRREKIGFVFQNFRLIDNLNVRENIIFPLILKGLKYSEIDNRLNRIIKILQLEDIINRGVYELSGGQKQKVAVARAIIHEPVILFADEPTGNLDSISTEKIMNLFYKINKELGTSIIMVTHDSVSASYSDRVMFLRDGEIYNEIYKDEDKVDFHKRILDVVAFLGGKTL; translated from the coding sequence ATGAACGCCTTAGAACTAAAAGAAATATATAAGATTTATGGGGAAGGACAGGGCTATATTGTTTTAAAGAATATTAATTTAGTAGTGAATGATGGAGAGTTCATTTGTGTTATGGGGCCATCTGGAAGTGGCAAAACTACTCTTATTAATGTTGCATCTACTAATGATAAAGCTTCTTCAGGAAAATTAATATTAAATGGTTTAGACATTAAGGGATTAAGTAAAGATGAGTTAGCTGTACTCAGAAGGGAGAAAATAGGATTTGTTTTTCAGAACTTCAGACTTATAGACAATTTAAATGTAAGAGAAAATATTATCTTTCCTTTGATTTTAAAGGGATTAAAATATTCTGAAATAGATAATAGGTTAAATAGAATTATAAAGATTTTACAGTTAGAGGATATAATCAATAGGGGAGTTTATGAACTTTCAGGAGGACAGAAACAGAAAGTTGCAGTTGCTAGAGCAATAATACACGAACCTGTAATATTATTTGCAGATGAACCAACAGGAAATCTGGACTCAATTTCAACAGAGAAAATAATGAATTTGTTCTACAAAATAAATAAAGAATTAGGTACCTCTATAATAATGGTTACACATGATTCAGTATCAGCTAGTTATAGTGATCGAGTTATGTTTTTAAGAGATGGAGAAATATATAATGAAATTTATAAGGATGAAGATAAAGTGGATTTTCATAAAAGAATTTTAGATGTAGTTGCATTCTTAGGGGGAAAAACTTTATGA
- a CDS encoding sensor histidine kinase: MKIFLREHLGMILLYILNFGVLFTIFSVFNGFSDMRNVFYFMFLSLFLLIVYLSINYLNNRKMYKALRKKPENFDEVLGSFGTSEFGKDLNKFVDNLYGLYQYKVHLYIKKQNEHLNFINQWIHQMKTPLSVIKLISQENEDELYIQEIKEEVDKLERGLTIALYNARLDTFEHDFNVIDFNLLDLVNQVVHSLKRYFIKNRVFPKININKDIMLKSDRKWIKFIVEQLVVNAVKYSLDKGKYVEINAYEDQGHMILEVEDKGIGISKRDINRVMEPFYTGQHGRNYGESTGMGLYLVNEVCKKLDHDIKIESEEDKGTKVKITFKNFKHNEVSK; the protein is encoded by the coding sequence ATGAAAATATTTTTAAGAGAGCATTTAGGTATGATTCTCTTATATATTCTAAATTTTGGAGTGTTATTTACGATTTTTTCTGTATTTAATGGTTTTAGTGATATGAGAAATGTATTTTATTTCATGTTTTTAAGTTTATTTTTACTTATAGTTTATCTTTCAATTAATTATTTAAATAACAGAAAAATGTATAAAGCTTTAAGAAAGAAACCAGAGAATTTTGATGAGGTGTTAGGAAGCTTTGGAACATCAGAATTTGGAAAGGATTTAAATAAATTTGTAGATAATCTATATGGACTATATCAATATAAAGTACATTTATATATAAAGAAACAGAATGAGCATCTGAATTTTATAAATCAATGGATACATCAGATGAAAACGCCATTATCTGTAATTAAATTAATTTCTCAAGAAAATGAAGATGAACTATATATTCAAGAAATAAAAGAAGAGGTTGATAAATTAGAAAGAGGATTAACTATAGCATTGTATAATGCTCGACTGGATACTTTTGAACATGATTTTAATGTGATAGATTTTAATTTGTTAGATTTAGTCAATCAAGTTGTACATTCATTGAAAAGATATTTTATAAAAAATAGAGTGTTTCCTAAAATAAATATAAATAAAGATATAATGTTAAAATCAGATAGAAAGTGGATTAAATTTATAGTAGAGCAGTTAGTAGTTAATGCAGTTAAATATTCTTTAGATAAAGGAAAATATGTTGAGATTAATGCTTATGAGGACCAGGGCCATATGATTTTAGAAGTTGAAGATAAAGGAATTGGAATATCTAAAAGGGATATAAATAGAGTTATGGAGCCATTTTATACAGGGCAGCATGGAAGAAACTATGGTGAATCAACAGGTATGGGACTTTATTTAGTAAATGAAGTGTGCAAAAAGTTAGACCATGATATAAAGATAGAATCTGAAGAGGATAAGGGAACAAAAGTAAAAATAACTTTTAAAAACTTTAAGCATAATGAGGTGAGTAAATGA
- a CDS encoding transglycosylase SLT domain-containing protein translates to MKKLRAVLGVILVLVIGGALIARTLVFPLKYKAEIQKYAKEYNVEPELIAAVIHVRSAFAPKEYEIGKECGPMSLQDKSAQFIAKEMGLKEFKAENLADPDLNIKMGTWFMAKSYRDKNIESLVEKLGGMNWQDAAGNKKQEEKKFWEDYYKQYFTKK, encoded by the coding sequence GCAGTTTTGGGAGTAATATTAGTATTAGTTATAGGGGGAGCTTTGATTGCAAGAACCTTAGTTTTTCCATTAAAATATAAAGCTGAAATTCAAAAGTATGCTAAAGAATATAATGTTGAGCCAGAGTTAATTGCAGCTGTTATTCATGTTAGATCAGCATTTGCTCCAAAAGAGTACGAAATAGGAAAAGAATGTGGCCCGATGTCTTTACAGGATAAATCTGCACAATTTATTGCAAAGGAAATGGGTTTAAAGGAGTTTAAAGCAGAAAATTTAGCAGACCCAGATCTTAATATCAAAATGGGAACTTGGTTTATGGCAAAGAGTTACAGGGATAAGAATATTGAAAGCCTTGTAGAAAAATTAGGAGGAATGAATTGGCAGGATGCAGCAGGAAATAAAAAGCAAGAAGAGAAGAAATTTTGGGAAGACTATTATAAACAATACTTTACAAAAAAATAG
- a CDS encoding transposase codes for MARGQKHYTEEFKNTIVEIYNAGKSLAELNSEYAISKSTITGWIKKNKPIVVDKNTTITATE; via the coding sequence ATGGCGAGAGGTCAAAAACATTATACAGAGGAATTCAAAAATACAATAGTAGAGATTTATAATGCTGGAAAGAGCTTAGCAGAATTAAACAGTGAATATGCCATATCAAAATCAACAATAACAGGATGGATAAAGAAAAATAAACCAATAGTTGTGGATAAAAATACAACTATAACAGCTACTGAATAG
- a CDS encoding FtsX-like permease family protein: MTFEKIILNNVFRNLRIYIGYLISSIFSAATFFIFSMIYYYPNYKNDALAMEKGMFLVFREVIYIITIFFVIYFLKLFVKSKKKDFGIYLTLGMDNRQLRKILFIENVVIGSISVLLGIVFGTVFLKFFLIIVSNIMGIEELKFYFSIKVILITAFRYMLLFSIISVFVGITVRFKNIIDLINFKKEENKEIEVSLAKSLLSILIIAVGYFLVFTSNINNVFSSRLLIILVVFVLGNYLFFNYILKYIIYLLSKSKRVYYNKINFLFLSSLKYRVRDNIIMLFIATVLLAVCFTSIGTAYIQMSVLKSDAIKNSPFSLNYLIKDCSKYNEDEEFIDRILQANNLKYDKVKLNILKVHHDMNENKEYDSLNLIKESEYNDIVDIINRKSVSLSKGEALLVPNYEMIYEIEEKLIGEKLKIFSYNDLVIKNNIEGCIVFKGTLLNSYIISDEDFENLYRKYNKEVFVGYEVEGWENLENINRKIKSKSEGLNKNVNNYFVSRTYIYNIEKRSNNMVIYFSFFIGSILYLAALSFINYKFHIELKEQQNKYINMMSLGLTFGELKKIISREMMVFLFIPFIVAMIDAVFAYKILYIAYEIPILKSILYVITIFFIMNFVYLFLWRFKNISFLEKR, from the coding sequence ATGACATTCGAGAAAATAATATTGAATAACGTATTTAGAAATTTAAGAATATACATAGGATACTTAATTAGCAGTATCTTTTCTGCGGCAACATTTTTTATTTTCTCAATGATATATTATTATCCTAATTATAAAAATGATGCTTTAGCTATGGAAAAAGGAATGTTTTTGGTATTCAGAGAGGTAATCTATATTATAACTATATTTTTTGTGATTTATTTTTTAAAGCTTTTTGTGAAATCAAAGAAAAAAGATTTTGGTATATACTTAACCTTAGGAATGGACAATAGACAGCTAAGAAAAATACTTTTTATAGAGAATGTAGTTATTGGCAGCATTTCTGTTTTATTAGGTATAGTTTTCGGTACAGTTTTTTTAAAATTCTTTCTTATCATTGTTTCAAATATAATGGGGATTGAAGAATTAAAATTTTACTTTTCCATAAAGGTTATTCTAATAACTGCATTTAGATATATGCTTTTATTTTCTATTATTTCTGTATTTGTAGGTATAACTGTAAGATTTAAAAATATTATTGATTTAATAAACTTTAAGAAAGAAGAGAATAAAGAAATAGAAGTATCTTTAGCAAAATCTCTGCTTTCTATTTTGATAATTGCAGTAGGTTATTTTCTAGTGTTTACTTCTAATATTAATAATGTTTTCTCTAGTAGATTACTGATAATTTTAGTAGTTTTTGTATTAGGAAATTATCTGTTTTTTAATTATATACTTAAATACATAATATATTTACTTTCAAAATCTAAGAGAGTTTATTATAACAAGATAAACTTTTTATTTTTATCCAGTTTAAAGTATAGAGTTAGAGATAATATAATTATGCTTTTTATAGCTACAGTACTTTTAGCGGTATGTTTTACATCCATAGGAACAGCTTATATACAAATGTCTGTGTTAAAGAGTGACGCTATTAAAAATTCACCTTTTAGTTTAAATTATCTTATTAAGGATTGTTCTAAGTATAATGAAGATGAAGAATTTATAGATCGTATACTTCAAGCTAATAATCTCAAATATGATAAAGTGAAACTGAATATTTTGAAAGTACACCATGATATGAATGAGAATAAAGAATATGATTCTCTTAATCTTATTAAGGAAAGTGAATACAATGATATTGTGGATATAATAAATAGGAAATCTGTTAGTTTATCAAAAGGAGAGGCGTTATTAGTTCCTAATTATGAGATGATATATGAAATTGAAGAAAAGTTAATTGGAGAAAAGTTGAAGATTTTCTCGTATAATGATTTAGTTATAAAAAACAATATAGAAGGTTGTATTGTTTTTAAAGGTACTTTATTAAATTCTTATATAATTTCAGATGAAGATTTTGAAAATCTTTACAGAAAATATAATAAAGAAGTATTTGTAGGATATGAGGTTGAAGGCTGGGAAAACTTAGAAAATATTAATCGGAAAATAAAAAGTAAATCAGAAGGATTAAATAAAAATGTAAATAACTACTTTGTTTCTAGGACATATATATATAACATTGAGAAAAGATCAAACAATATGGTTATATATTTCTCATTTTTTATAGGAAGTATATTATATTTAGCAGCTCTTAGCTTTATAAATTATAAATTTCATATTGAACTTAAGGAGCAGCAAAATAAGTATATTAACATGATGAGTTTGGGATTAACTTTTGGAGAGTTAAAAAAGATAATATCGAGGGAAATGATGGTATTTCTTTTTATACCATTCATAGTAGCAATGATTGATGCAGTATTTGCATACAAAATTCTATATATAGCCTATGAAATACCAATTTTAAAATCTATACTTTATGTAATAACTATATTTTTTATAATGAACTTCGTATATCTCTTTCTTTGGAGGTTTAAGAATATTAGTTTTTTAGAGAAAAGGTAA
- a CDS encoding lytic transglycosylase domain-containing protein yields MKIENAEQVMTMQLMGTMLQKCMGDSSNFGVILESFIKAFEGNEGGLNDFIGGITSLNNYSNGGENILNRSSENSYSGEASESYKIKSDIPKEKVPGAIDKAIKAASKKYGVEESFIRAIIKQESGFNPSVKSSAGAMGLMQLMPGTARSLGVNNPYDIEDNVEGGTKYLKGLLEAFGNQKEMALAAYNAGPNGVKRRNVKSPSEIYKMPKETRVM; encoded by the coding sequence ATGAAAATAGAAAATGCTGAACAAGTCATGACTATGCAGCTTATGGGGACGATGCTACAAAAATGTATGGGGGATTCATCTAATTTTGGAGTTATACTAGAAAGTTTTATAAAAGCATTTGAGGGAAATGAAGGTGGATTAAATGATTTTATAGGTGGGATTACTTCCCTAAATAATTATTCAAATGGAGGAGAAAATATTTTAAATAGATCTTCAGAGAATTCTTATAGCGGCGAGGCTAGTGAAAGCTATAAAATTAAATCAGATATTCCAAAAGAGAAAGTTCCAGGAGCTATTGATAAAGCAATAAAGGCTGCATCAAAAAAATATGGGGTTGAAGAAAGCTTTATAAGAGCAATTATAAAACAAGAATCTGGGTTTAATCCTTCTGTAAAATCCTCAGCTGGTGCAATGGGACTTATGCAGCTTATGCCAGGAACAGCAAGGTCACTTGGAGTAAACAATCCTTATGATATAGAGGATAATGTAGAGGGTGGAACTAAGTATTTAAAGGGATTACTAGAAGCTTTTGGAAATCAAAAAGAAATGGCTTTAGCAGCTTACAATGCAGGGCCTAATGGGGTAAAAAGAAGAAATGTTAAATCTCCAAGTGAAATATATAAAATGCCAAAAGAAACTAGGGTTATGTAA
- a CDS encoding YaiI/YqxD family protein, translated as MRIIVDADACPGKNIIEKVALEFNIEVIMFCDLNHVLSSNYSKIIYVDSGFQSVDMRVVNEAKNGDIVISQDFGVAAMALSKNAYAISPKGYIYDDDNMDKLLFERHISAKVRRAGGKTSNAKKRTKEDDTRLDASLRKLIMKANIV; from the coding sequence ATGAGAATAATAGTAGATGCAGATGCATGTCCAGGTAAAAATATAATAGAAAAGGTAGCTTTAGAGTTTAATATTGAGGTTATAATGTTTTGCGATCTTAATCACGTTCTTAGTAGTAATTATAGTAAGATAATATATGTAGATAGTGGATTTCAAAGTGTTGATATGAGAGTTGTAAATGAGGCAAAGAATGGTGATATAGTAATATCACAGGACTTTGGAGTAGCTGCTATGGCTCTTTCAAAAAACGCTTATGCAATAAGCCCAAAGGGATATATATATGATGATGATAATATGGATAAGCTATTATTTGAAAGACATATTTCAGCAAAAGTTAGAAGAGCTGGTGGAAAAACAAGCAATGCTAAGAAAAGAACTAAAGAAGACGATACTAGATTAGATGCTAGTTTAAGAAAATTAATTATGAAGGCAAATATAGTGTAA
- a CDS encoding RND family transporter: MKKFGRFIAKNKILVVVIAIVLIFPAIFGMISTKINYDLLTYLPQNLDSMKGQEILDKKYSDAATSMLIIENMEAKDVVKIKNNISEIQGVNKVIWIDNLLDTSIPKEILPDEIKESFYSKNSTMIIIKFNESASSKATQNAINSVRKITNKQCFLSGMSAIVKDTKDLADKETPFYVLLAVVFSVIILSLTMQSVIIPFIFLAEIGLAILYNFGTNAFLGQISYVTKALAAVLQLGVTMDYSIFLLHRYDEERKKIDDRVEAMAEAIANTIVSITGSSLTTIAGFLALCAMTLSLGKDIGIVMAKGVLIGVISTVTVLPALILIFDKPIHKFSHKTVLPEFHKVSDLVTKKYKVFIILFLLLFIPAIYGNNHTKVYYNLDESLPKDTPSIVATNKLKKEYNMTTTHFILVKDNIKSYKVREMIDKIEKVSGIEKVIAYDKFIGAAIPESFIPEDIKDIFKQGGYNLILANSKYKAARDEENIQIDELNKIVKDYDKEAMISGEGPLTKDLIEIADKDFKHVNGVSIAAIFGIILIVFASLSIPILLVAAISLAIFINMAIPFYTGTTIPFIASIVIGCIQLGATVDYAILMTTRFREEIRNGNDKFKAAKITVEGTAKSIVTSGLTFFAATASVGIISNMDLIKTLCGMIARGALISMGVIIFILPSILIVCEKFIRITTKNWNKKPLDEVKEI; the protein is encoded by the coding sequence ATGAAAAAATTTGGGAGGTTTATAGCCAAAAACAAAATATTAGTAGTAGTTATAGCTATAGTACTGATTTTCCCTGCAATATTTGGAATGATAAGCACTAAGATAAATTATGATTTGCTTACCTACTTGCCTCAGAATTTAGACTCTATGAAGGGTCAAGAAATACTGGATAAGAAGTATTCTGATGCTGCTACATCAATGCTAATAATTGAAAATATGGAAGCTAAAGATGTAGTTAAAATCAAAAACAATATTTCAGAGATTCAAGGGGTAAATAAAGTTATATGGATCGATAATCTTTTGGATACAAGTATTCCAAAAGAAATACTTCCAGATGAGATAAAGGAAAGCTTTTATAGTAAAAATTCAACTATGATTATTATAAAGTTTAATGAGTCAGCATCTTCAAAAGCTACTCAAAATGCTATAAATAGTGTAAGAAAAATAACTAACAAACAATGCTTTTTGAGTGGAATGTCAGCTATAGTTAAAGACACAAAAGATCTAGCAGATAAAGAAACTCCATTCTATGTTTTATTAGCAGTTGTATTTTCAGTAATCATTTTATCCCTTACTATGCAGTCGGTTATTATACCATTTATATTTCTAGCAGAGATTGGTCTTGCTATTTTGTATAACTTTGGAACAAATGCTTTTTTAGGGCAGATATCCTATGTAACTAAGGCACTAGCAGCAGTACTTCAATTAGGAGTTACCATGGATTATTCAATTTTTCTACTTCATAGATATGATGAAGAAAGGAAAAAGATTGATGATAGGGTAGAAGCTATGGCAGAGGCTATTGCAAATACAATAGTATCAATAACTGGAAGTTCTCTTACAACGATTGCAGGATTTTTAGCCTTGTGTGCTATGACCTTATCTTTAGGTAAAGATATTGGAATAGTAATGGCTAAAGGTGTTCTAATAGGTGTTATATCAACAGTAACTGTTTTACCAGCATTAATTTTAATATTTGATAAACCTATTCATAAATTTAGTCATAAAACAGTGCTTCCTGAATTTCACAAGGTCTCGGATTTAGTAACTAAAAAATATAAAGTATTTATTATATTATTTCTACTATTATTTATACCAGCAATCTATGGAAATAATCATACTAAAGTTTATTACAATTTGGATGAATCCTTGCCAAAGGATACGCCTTCCATTGTTGCAACTAATAAATTAAAGAAAGAATATAACATGACAACTACACATTTTATTCTTGTAAAGGATAACATTAAAAGTTATAAAGTAAGAGAGATGATAGATAAAATAGAGAAGGTTTCGGGAATAGAGAAGGTTATAGCTTACGATAAATTTATAGGAGCTGCTATTCCAGAGAGTTTTATACCAGAAGATATAAAAGATATTTTTAAGCAAGGTGGATATAATCTTATCTTAGCAAATTCTAAGTACAAGGCGGCTAGAGATGAGGAAAATATTCAAATTGATGAACTAAATAAAATAGTTAAAGACTATGATAAAGAGGCTATGATTTCAGGTGAAGGACCACTTACTAAAGATCTTATTGAAATCGCAGATAAAGACTTTAAACATGTAAATGGTGTATCTATTGCTGCTATATTTGGAATAATACTAATAGTATTTGCATCTTTGTCTATACCAATATTATTAGTTGCAGCTATTTCTCTTGCAATATTTATAAATATGGCCATACCTTTTTATACAGGTACAACTATTCCTTTTATAGCTTCAATTGTAATAGGATGTATACAATTAGGAGCCACAGTTGATTACGCCATACTTATGACTACAAGGTTTAGAGAAGAAATAAGAAATGGCAATGACAAATTTAAAGCAGCTAAGATAACAGTTGAGGGTACGGCAAAATCAATTGTTACAAGTGGACTTACTTTTTTCGCAGCTACAGCTAGTGTAGGTATAATTTCAAATATGGATTTAATAAAAACACTTTGCGGTATGATTGCAAGAGGAGCTCTTATAAGTATGGGAGTTATAATATTTATACTTCCATCAATACTAATAGTTTGCGAAAAATTTATTAGAATAACAACTAAAAATTGGAATAAAAAACCTTTGGATGAGGTTAAAGAGATATAA